One part of the Prochlorococcus marinus str. MIT 9313 genome encodes these proteins:
- the rnhA gene encoding ribonuclease HI, which translates to MADGRGRVVAAATDGACSGNPGPGGWGALLRFEDGSVEEFGGYAPATTNNRMELQAALHVLEQLKELPCHPDLKIRTDSKYLIDGLSKWMAGWKRKGWRTAAGKPVLNQDLWRALDRARLDHVPLAYVKGHSGDPDNERVDQIAVSFSKGGGTPALMSGQGSASIALGLVEPIKEAGDGEDFAPSDLQRLLTRLELADRFAVRGYGLSLIEVAQLVEQPIEQLANKTAPWRWRDWLLEPVGENRWRLHRCAAGSDQI; encoded by the coding sequence ATGGCTGATGGTCGTGGACGGGTTGTGGCTGCTGCCACTGATGGGGCTTGTAGTGGAAATCCTGGCCCTGGGGGCTGGGGGGCACTGCTGCGCTTTGAGGATGGGAGCGTGGAGGAGTTCGGAGGCTATGCGCCGGCCACGACCAACAACCGCATGGAACTTCAGGCGGCCCTTCATGTGCTGGAGCAGCTCAAAGAGCTTCCTTGTCACCCCGATTTAAAGATCCGTACCGACAGCAAATATTTAATTGATGGTTTGAGCAAATGGATGGCGGGATGGAAACGTAAGGGTTGGCGTACGGCGGCTGGCAAGCCTGTGCTGAATCAAGATCTCTGGCGAGCTCTAGACCGTGCTCGCTTGGATCATGTGCCCCTGGCTTATGTGAAAGGTCATAGCGGTGACCCAGACAATGAAAGGGTTGACCAAATCGCAGTGAGCTTTTCCAAAGGAGGTGGTACTCCAGCGTTGATGTCTGGACAGGGGTCAGCCTCTATTGCACTCGGTCTTGTTGAGCCGATCAAAGAAGCTGGAGATGGCGAAGATTTTGCCCCTTCTGATTTACAGCGGCTGCTAACAAGACTGGAGCTTGCTGATCGTTTCGCTGTGCGTGGCTATGGCCTCAGCCTGATTGAGGTGGCCCAATTGGTGGAGCAACCAATCGAGCAGCTTGCGAATAAGACTGCCCCCTGGCGTTGGCGCGATTGGCTATTGGAGCCTGTGGGGGAAAACCGCTGGCGATTGCACCGCTGCGCGGCAGGATCGGATCAGATCTGA
- a CDS encoding quinone-dependent dihydroorotate dehydrogenase, whose amino-acid sequence MAEPSPAKVYSTGGLYRRWLGAILANDQGLDPEQLTQAALSALSQTSLRRDWPGVSAVLAAIALDLQRHDLRLEQVLFGCRFLNPVGLAAGFDKNGVAASIWDRFGFGFAELGTVTWHGQTGNPRPRLFRLAAEQAALNRMGFNNNGAEVMRRTLEKQALPSPGQRPAVLGLNLGKSRITPLEQAPDDYALSLELLAPLADYAVINVSSPNTPGLRDLQDASQLRRLVERLRRLPGCPPLLVKIAPDLEDDAIDGLARLAYEEGLAGVIAVNTSLDRFGLDGRVLPKTGRTLAEEAGGLSGAPLRQRALEVLRRLRATAGPALPLIGVGGIDSPEAAWERISAGASLVQLYTGWIFKGPDLVPNILDGLIGQLDRHGFRHVSEAVGSGVPWQ is encoded by the coding sequence ATGGCTGAGCCATCACCTGCAAAGGTGTACTCCACCGGTGGGTTGTATCGCCGTTGGCTGGGAGCAATACTCGCGAATGATCAGGGCTTAGATCCGGAACAGTTGACTCAAGCAGCATTGAGTGCCCTTAGCCAGACGTCCCTACGTAGAGATTGGCCAGGCGTATCAGCTGTCCTGGCAGCTATAGCGTTGGATTTGCAACGCCATGATCTGCGGCTTGAGCAAGTGTTGTTCGGCTGCCGATTTCTTAATCCTGTTGGACTGGCGGCTGGCTTTGACAAAAACGGAGTGGCGGCCAGTATCTGGGATCGCTTTGGATTTGGATTCGCCGAACTCGGCACTGTGACTTGGCATGGGCAGACCGGTAACCCTCGGCCCCGACTCTTTCGCCTTGCTGCTGAGCAGGCCGCTTTGAACCGGATGGGTTTCAACAACAACGGTGCTGAGGTAATGCGTCGCACTTTGGAGAAACAGGCTTTGCCTTCACCTGGCCAGCGTCCAGCTGTGCTGGGTCTCAACTTGGGCAAATCCAGGATCACGCCATTGGAGCAGGCCCCAGACGACTACGCCTTATCGCTTGAGTTGCTAGCACCATTGGCGGATTACGCCGTGATCAATGTCAGCTCTCCTAATACACCAGGCTTGCGTGATCTCCAGGATGCCAGCCAGTTAAGGCGTCTGGTGGAACGATTGCGCCGATTGCCAGGATGCCCGCCACTACTGGTGAAGATCGCTCCGGATCTCGAGGATGATGCCATTGATGGCCTGGCTCGCTTGGCTTATGAGGAGGGTTTGGCAGGTGTCATTGCTGTGAATACAAGCCTCGACAGATTCGGCCTCGACGGGCGGGTCCTTCCCAAAACGGGCCGCACCCTCGCGGAGGAGGCTGGTGGGCTCAGTGGAGCGCCTCTGCGTCAACGGGCCTTGGAGGTGCTGCGTCGGCTGCGGGCCACGGCAGGTCCAGCGTTGCCCTTGATCGGCGTGGGAGGCATCGACTCGCCAGAGGCTGCATGGGAGCGAATCAGTGCCGGAGCTTCACTTGTGCAGCTTTACACCGGTTGGATCTTTAAGGGTCCAGATTTGGTACCAAATATTTTGGATGGGCTGATCGGCCAGCTTGACCGCCATGGCTTCCGGCATGTGTCGGAGGCTGTCGGGAGCGGCGTGCCCTGGCAGTAG
- a CDS encoding PilN domain-containing protein, with the protein MASLTKAELNLLQERRQELGLTAQPALIPQVRSLLAKGLGLGGLLVLAVVAVAAWLAWQESQQQVELDRLQPLEQQLRLDQTQLQQLKTRTAVIRKGNTQIAEQLVAVRASSALMEQLRRLTPQGIQLKEVAVRTQQINIVGQSLGGGSPGPFERINALVLQLSALPMVKPDGVKVLKVVREGAGEDGEFVQFSVDVTLDPKAKPSLQELTELGASGLVERYRLLEEQGVAP; encoded by the coding sequence ATGGCTTCATTAACTAAGGCTGAGTTGAATCTGTTGCAAGAGCGTCGCCAAGAGTTGGGTCTGACGGCTCAGCCTGCTCTGATTCCTCAGGTGCGTTCCTTGCTTGCCAAGGGCCTGGGACTCGGTGGTCTGCTGGTGCTCGCTGTAGTGGCAGTGGCCGCTTGGTTGGCCTGGCAAGAAAGTCAGCAACAGGTTGAGCTTGATCGCTTGCAGCCACTAGAGCAACAATTGCGGCTGGATCAGACGCAACTGCAGCAGCTAAAGACACGTACAGCAGTCATACGTAAGGGAAACACCCAAATCGCTGAACAGTTGGTCGCGGTTCGAGCCAGCTCTGCACTGATGGAACAATTGCGCCGGCTGACGCCTCAAGGCATACAGCTAAAGGAGGTTGCGGTAAGAACTCAGCAGATCAACATTGTCGGTCAATCCTTGGGCGGTGGTTCTCCGGGGCCCTTTGAACGCATCAATGCATTGGTTCTGCAACTTTCGGCACTGCCGATGGTGAAACCTGATGGGGTGAAGGTCTTGAAAGTGGTGAGGGAGGGGGCTGGTGAGGATGGGGAATTCGTGCAATTCAGCGTCGATGTGACTTTGGATCCCAAGGCGAAGCCTTCTCTGCAGGAGTTGACTGAGTTGGGTGCGAGCGGTTTGGTAGAGCGCTATCGGCTGCTTGAGGAGCAGGGGGTAGCACCATGA
- a CDS encoding type II and III secretion system protein, producing MSRSQRLVPLLAALGLYGASISGGLMLPAAVKAQKQGTMELKLRRSQDSVEVIIEGVGPQPVVRQRQTGQDWEGRLTTQGKPGLRRGPQQVSMPQLGLQSVSLAGSGESYQLNVEGVAGRPLMEPLVSADGRNLILSFPGLTAQAKQTGRLDLRTPGRVPQASYVPPLQQRAVAPPLGDMAVGTMVLSNRSFVQVSGPSVTLTLNNAPAKDALMSLARLGGYGFIFVGDDSESGNTTGVGTSADAPVNGGNKKVSMAFQNESYARALNGVLLASGLQGKLDGRTLLVGSAVASKTFGPQVSKVYRLNQASAASAADYLASLGAAISKVNIVSITSGEASSAGTSQLSNEVSQTSSKTTSIETYGASVGPLRGLTGTTDSRLQTITLVGDSQLVSVAESYLKQIDLRSRQVALSVKILDVNLNNNSEMDNSFSVRFGDNLIVNDNGELLAAFGSNMPANEETFSSAPVETESGVSTTTTQVIDYGLMYFVDEKGFSTGIIETDDEGKTVKAEGMQYNPDGSVATNGGRGPIVYDVTTAESSTTSAAATRTPNPALNYPDQAFYDFLRAQIISSNTKVMASPTLILSESPESISGEIGRSKANEAQVSIGDKIITSYKIVQDANGNAYCEAGFDNAGLTLGAMVSKIDDNGFVTFTLEPDLSAVVGQPISTGGKCGDVRTVNSRRLETGAVRVRDGQTLILTGVISDSDTEVVTKWPILGDIPLIGQFFRSSSGSRKKNELVIMVTPRIINDERGGTYGYGYQPSTKATRNLIYSQ from the coding sequence ATGTCTCGTTCCCAGCGACTGGTTCCTTTGCTTGCAGCTCTTGGTTTGTATGGCGCGTCGATAAGCGGTGGCTTGATGCTGCCGGCTGCAGTAAAGGCACAGAAGCAGGGGACGATGGAGCTGAAGTTGCGACGCTCGCAGGACAGCGTTGAAGTCATCATTGAAGGTGTGGGCCCACAGCCCGTTGTGCGGCAGCGACAGACTGGTCAGGACTGGGAAGGTCGATTGACTACCCAGGGCAAACCTGGTCTGCGACGCGGTCCACAGCAAGTATCGATGCCGCAACTGGGGCTGCAATCTGTGAGCCTTGCAGGATCAGGCGAGAGCTATCAATTAAATGTTGAAGGGGTGGCCGGCAGGCCGTTAATGGAACCATTGGTTAGTGCCGACGGCCGCAATTTGATCCTTAGCTTTCCTGGGTTGACGGCTCAGGCTAAGCAAACTGGACGATTGGATCTACGCACACCAGGGCGGGTGCCTCAGGCGTCTTATGTACCGCCTTTGCAACAACGTGCTGTAGCGCCTCCACTAGGAGATATGGCCGTGGGCACCATGGTGCTGAGTAACCGCAGTTTTGTGCAGGTGAGTGGTCCTTCAGTGACTCTGACCTTGAACAATGCTCCTGCGAAAGATGCCTTGATGTCTCTTGCTCGATTGGGAGGCTATGGATTCATTTTTGTAGGGGATGATTCAGAAAGTGGAAACACGACTGGAGTGGGCACATCAGCAGATGCTCCAGTCAATGGTGGGAATAAGAAGGTGTCGATGGCGTTTCAAAATGAGAGCTATGCCCGTGCCCTCAATGGGGTGCTGTTGGCATCAGGGTTACAGGGAAAGCTTGATGGCCGCACGTTGCTTGTTGGCAGTGCCGTTGCGAGTAAAACATTTGGGCCTCAGGTTTCGAAGGTATATCGGTTGAATCAAGCAAGTGCTGCTTCTGCGGCTGACTACTTGGCCAGCCTCGGAGCTGCGATCAGTAAGGTGAATATCGTCAGCATTACATCTGGCGAGGCATCATCCGCAGGGACATCTCAGCTCAGCAATGAGGTTTCACAAACGTCTTCTAAGACGACGAGTATTGAAACCTACGGAGCATCAGTTGGCCCTCTGAGGGGTCTTACAGGTACAACTGATTCTCGCTTGCAAACAATCACATTGGTAGGGGATTCTCAATTGGTTTCTGTGGCGGAGAGCTATCTCAAGCAGATCGATCTGCGCTCTAGGCAGGTGGCGTTATCAGTGAAGATTTTAGATGTTAATTTAAACAATAACAGCGAAATGGATAATAGCTTTTCGGTGCGGTTTGGAGATAATTTAATTGTTAATGATAATGGCGAATTACTAGCAGCATTCGGCAGTAATATGCCTGCCAATGAAGAGACTTTTAGCTCTGCACCAGTAGAAACTGAGAGTGGAGTTAGCACTACTACGACTCAGGTTATTGACTATGGTTTAATGTATTTTGTGGATGAGAAAGGTTTTTCTACAGGAATCATTGAGACTGATGATGAAGGAAAAACTGTAAAGGCAGAGGGGATGCAATACAACCCTGACGGTTCAGTCGCTACAAATGGCGGAAGAGGGCCAATTGTTTATGACGTTACTACGGCCGAGTCTTCAACAACTTCCGCTGCCGCAACAAGGACACCAAACCCAGCTTTAAATTACCCAGATCAAGCCTTTTATGATTTCCTGAGAGCACAAATTATATCGTCAAATACCAAGGTTATGGCCTCGCCAACTTTGATACTCTCGGAGAGCCCCGAATCTATTTCTGGAGAGATTGGACGCTCAAAAGCGAATGAAGCCCAGGTATCAATTGGCGATAAAATTATTACATCATACAAAATAGTCCAAGACGCCAATGGCAATGCTTATTGTGAGGCTGGTTTTGATAATGCCGGTTTAACTTTGGGTGCCATGGTTAGCAAGATTGATGACAATGGCTTCGTTACATTTACACTTGAGCCTGATCTTTCAGCTGTTGTGGGCCAGCCAATCAGCACTGGAGGCAAATGTGGGGACGTTCGAACTGTTAACTCAAGGCGCTTGGAAACGGGTGCCGTTCGCGTTCGTGATGGTCAAACATTGATTCTTACTGGTGTGATTAGTGATTCGGATACGGAGGTGGTCACAAAATGGCCAATTTTGGGAGATATACCTTTAATTGGGCAGTTCTTCAGGTCGTCGTCTGGATCGAGAAAGAAGAATGAGCTGGTGATCATGGTGACGCCTCGTATTATTAATGACGAGCGGGGGGGGACTTACGGCTATGGTTATCAACCTTCCACCAAAGCAACACGCAATTTAATTTATTCCCAGTAG